GCGAACACGGGAAAGAGGATCGATGCCAAGATCATGATTATCGCAATCACGACCAAAAGCTCTATCAGAGTAAAACCAGATCGTTTCATCTAAACTAATTTCCTACCGAG
This genomic stretch from bacterium harbors:
- a CDS encoding prepilin-type N-terminal cleavage/methylation domain-containing protein encodes the protein MKRSGFTLIELLVVIAIIMILASILFPVFA